A genomic window from Brassica oleracea var. oleracea cultivar TO1000 chromosome C8, BOL, whole genome shotgun sequence includes:
- the LOC106309188 gene encoding uncharacterized protein LOC106309188: MAKQLKERHCARENSGVSSEVLSAFPWIAWYIWKARNEKFFKDKDILPLDSLNLAVKEAESWTLAQRIIEELDENKEEQQREILKLGNREVRFESDCAQLIKVVNEEEDWPAMASELDEIKALSADFIDFSIAYIPRLSNFRADSLAKGGRSRVFGSSFVNCFAPSWLAPYADQEVAN, encoded by the exons ATGGCGAAACAATTAAAAGAGCGACACTGCGCGAGAGAAA ACAGTGGAGTGAGCTCAGAAGTGCTGAGTGCATTCCCATGGATAGCATGGTATATCTGGAAAGCACGTAACGAGAAATTCTTTAAGGATAAGGACATCTTGCCATTGGATTCTCTCAACCTCGCCGTTAAGGAAGCAGAAAGCTGGACGTTAGCGCAGCGAATAATAGAGGAACTGGATGAAAACAAGGAAGAGCAACAAAGA GAAATATTGAAGCTAGGAAACAGAGAGGTGCGCTTTGAGTCAGACTGTGCACAACTGATCAAGGTCGTAAACGAGGAAGAAGATTGGCCAGCAATGGCATCTGAATTGGATGAGATCAAAGCTTTATCTGCAGACTTTATTGACTTCTCTATAGCATACATTCCAAGATTATCGAACTTCCGTGCCGACTCTCTTGCTAAAGGAGGAAGATCACGCGTATTCGGCTCTTCTTTCGTCAACTGCTTTGCACCAAGTTGGCTAGCTCCTTACGCTGACCAAGAAGTTGCTAACTAG
- the LOC106309189 gene encoding cytochrome b561 and DOMON domain-containing protein At3g59070: MSLSSRAILVVMCFLFLSCTPLFTSATTTTVQGLQPRCESHIFNNGKHYRSCKDLPVLDSFLHFSYARETGVLDVAYRHANLESSSWIAWAINPTKKGMLGAQALVAYRNSTSGVMRAYTSNINSYATMLQESPLSFRVTQVSAEYLDGEMTIFATMVLPPNTTVVNHLWQDGPLKEGDRLGMHAMSGDHLKSMSLRNIRSHMILALKARPGKDHKYRTYWNWYHHTVGYVVVVLSVYNIYKGFVILQPGSGWKIAYTAIICAIGAFAIVMEILQFKKRWGSLFVKKSEDLQEANQSAFKKEILKFMNRWGDKTPEDLEANQSASTEVV, translated from the exons ATGTCTTTGTCTTCAAGAGCCATTCTAGTCGTTATGTGCTTTCTGTTCTTGTCGTGTACACCACTCTTTACGTCGGCAACAACAACAACAGTTCAAGGACTTCAGCCTCGATGTGAATCTCACATCTTCAACAACGGAAAACATTACCGTTCTTGCAAGGATCTTCCCGTGTTAGACTCGTTCCTACACTTCAGTTATGCTCGAGAAACCGGAGTTCTCGATGTTGCTTACCGTCATGCCAATCTTGAGTCTTCTAGTTGGATCGCTTGGGCCATAAACCCGACCAAAAAAGGCATGTTAGGCGCTCAAGCTCTCGTGGCTTATCGTAACTCAACATCTGGCGTCATGCGTGCTTATACTTCAAACATCAATAGCTACGCTACTATGCTTCAAGAGTCTCCTCTTAGCTTTCGTGTAACGCAAGTATCCGCCGAGTATCTTGATGGAGAGATGACGATATTCGCAACTATGGTGCTGCCTCCTAACACAACCGTTGTGAATCACTTATGGCAAGACGGTCCGTTGAAGGAAGGAGATAGACTTGGGATGCACGCAATGAGTGGAGATCATCTCAAATCCATGTCCCTACGAAACATTAGATCCCACATG ATACTTGCGCTCAAAGCAAGACCGGGTAAAGACCACAAATACAGAACATACTGGAACTGGTATCATCACACGGTGGGATATGTGGTGGTTGTGCTAAGCGTGTACAACATATACAAAGGTTTTGTTATATTGCAACCTGGAAGTGGATGGAAGATCGCATACACTGCTATCATTTGTGCTATTGGAGCGTTTGCAATTGTGATGGAGATCTTGCAGTTCAAGAAGAGATGGGGTAGCTTGTTTGTGAAGAAATCGGAAGACCTACAAGAAGCTAATCAAAGTGCTTTTAAGAAGGAGATTTTGAAGTTTATGAACAGATGGGGTGACAAGACACCGGAAGACCTAGAAGCTAATCAAAGTGCTTCCACTGAAGTGGTCTAG